A single genomic interval of Dysidea avara chromosome 8, odDysAvar1.4, whole genome shotgun sequence harbors:
- the LOC136263843 gene encoding cyclin-dependent kinase 3-like — MASSTDPPSQVVLLRDVTSAGKVIGRGSYGRVIEVYVHGTLCAAKEVHSILVEGVTPAECEATTRSFLTECSNASRLRHPNVVQVLGIYYPTPEAKLPWLVMEMMENSLTAFLRKYERGKLPLHIKLSILVDISQGLEFLHGQDIIHRDLSSNNVLLTKL, encoded by the coding sequence ATGGCGTCATCAACAGACCCGCCATCTCAAGTAGTACTGTTACGAGACGTTACCAGTGCTGGTAAAGTGATTGGCAGGGGATCGTATGGCCGGGTAATTGAAGTGTACGTACACGGAACGTTGTGTGCTGCCAAAGAAGTTCACTCCATTTTAGTGGAGGGCGTTACCCCGGCCGAATGTGAAGCCACGACACGATCGTTTCTAACAGAGTGTTCCAACGCTAGTCGATTACGCCATCCTAACGTGGTACAGGTGTTGGGTATTTACTATCCTACTCCTGAGGCTAAACTACCATGGCTTGTGATGGAAATGATGGAAAACAGTTTGACAGCCTTTTTGCGAAAATATGAAAGAGGGAAGTTACCACTTCACATCAAGTTATCCATCCTGGTTGATATTTCTCAAGGACTGGAGTTCCTTCATGGTCAGGATATTATCCACAGAGACCTCTCCTCAAATAATGTTCTTCTGACAaaactgtaa